The window GGCCGAGCTGCTGCTGGGACGTGTGCCGCGTATCCACTGGTACTCGCTGTACGACCTGCCGAAGGCGTGGCCCGCCACGACGCGGCATCGCGAGGCGGAGGGCTCGAGTTACTACCGGCACTTCCACATGGGCTTGCTGCGCGAGGACGGAACGCCCAAGCTGGCGAGCCGCCAGTTCAGCGCCTACACGCCCGAGATGGGCATCTGCCAGTGGTTCCACTTCGAGGACCATCGGCTCGACGACGCGGTGCGATGGCTGCGGCGCCTCGGCGTGCGGCGCCTGCGCACCGGCCTGAGCTGGGCCGACAGCTGGCGCCCGGGCGCGGACAACTGGTTCGACCGGCAGATGCGCGCGCTCGAAGACTTCGACGTGACGCTGACCTTCTGCTTCACGCCCGAACACCGGGGCGTCGCCGCGCACCACACGAGCCCGCCGCTGGTGGCGGGCGAGTATGCGGAGTTCTGCGCGCGGATGGTCCGGCGTTATGCGCCGGGCCTGCGCAGCGGGGCGCAGGCGCTTCTCACGCCTGTGCCGCGCGACGCGCCTTCGCCCGCGGCTTGAGATGCTTCGCGACGCTCGCCGCAGCCGGCGCCAGGTGCTGCGGCACACCCGTCGCAGTGGCCTGCACTGCCGAGGTTTCGGCGAGCAGGCGATCGAAGTAGGCGATGGTCCGGGTCAGCCCTTCCTCGAGCTGGACGCGGGGCTGCCAGCCGAGGGTGTCACGGGCAAGCTCGATGCGCGGCTGCCGCTGCAGCGGGTCGTCCGAAGGCAAGGGCGCGAAGCTCAGCTTCGAACGGGAGCCGGTGAGGCGGATCACCAGCTCGGCCAGCTCGCGGATGGTGAACTCGCCGGGGTTGCCGATGTTCATGGGGCCGATGCCGGCGGTTTCGCATTCCATGAAGCGATGCAGGCCGTCGATCAGGTCGTCGACGAAGCAGAAGCTGCGCGTCTGCTGGCCTTCGCCATAGATGGTGATCGGGTCCCCGCGCAGCGCCTGCACGATGAAATTGGACACCACCCGTCCGTCATTGGGATGCATGCGCGGACCGTAGGTGTTGAAGATGCGCACCACGCGGATGTCGACCGCGTGCTGGCGGTGGTAGTCGAAGAACAGCGTCTCGGCGCAGCGCTTGCCTTCGTCGTAGCAGCTTCGAATGCCGATGGGATTGACGCGCCCCCAGTAGCTCTCGGGTTGCGGATGAAGGTCCGGATCGCCATAGACCTCGCTGGTGGAGGCTTGCAGGATGCGCGCATGCAGGCGCTTGGCCAGGCCGAGCATGTTGATGGCGCCATGCACGCTGGTCTTGGTGGTCTGCACAGGGTCGTGCTGGTAGTGCACGGGCGACGCCGGACAGGCGAGGTTGTAGATCTGGTCGACCTCCACGTACAGCGGAAACGTCACGTCGTGACGCATCAG is drawn from Variovorax sp. PBS-H4 and contains these coding sequences:
- a CDS encoding beta-xylosidase; translation: MIEAVKFWNEPNNKSHWDLELDPEWTAYGAMVKEASAAVRAENAELTQVLGGISPIDPFFMQRLRDQGVLAGLDAVAVHGFPLDWNHWQIGEWPARIAEIEAVTPLPVWVTEVGISTFGAEEVQEFGLRRTAELLLGRVPRIHWYSLYDLPKAWPATTRHREAEGSSYYRHFHMGLLREDGTPKLASRQFSAYTPEMGICQWFHFEDHRLDDAVRWLRRLGVRRLRTGLSWADSWRPGADNWFDRQMRALEDFDVTLTFCFTPEHRGVAAHHTSPPLVAGEYAEFCARMVRRYAPGLRSGAQALLTPVPRDAPSPAA
- a CDS encoding UDP-glucuronic acid decarboxylase family protein, which translates into the protein MRIYNAQRRILVTGGAGFLGSHLCEKLLAEGHEVLCVDNFFTGTKRNIEHLLDHPRFDLMRHDVTFPLYVEVDQIYNLACPASPVHYQHDPVQTTKTSVHGAINMLGLAKRLHARILQASTSEVYGDPDLHPQPESYWGRVNPIGIRSCYDEGKRCAETLFFDYHRQHAVDIRVVRIFNTYGPRMHPNDGRVVSNFIVQALRGDPITIYGEGQQTRSFCFVDDLIDGLHRFMECETAGIGPMNIGNPGEFTIRELAELVIRLTGSRSKLSFAPLPSDDPLQRQPRIELARDTLGWQPRVQLEEGLTRTIAYFDRLLAETSAVQATATGVPQHLAPAAASVAKHLKPRAKARRAAQA